One stretch of Niallia sp. XMNu-256 DNA includes these proteins:
- the rplK gene encoding 50S ribosomal protein L11: protein MAKKVIKVVKLQIPAAKANPAPPVGPALGQAGVNIMGFCKEFNARTAEQAGLIIPVEITVFEDRSFTFITKTPPAAVLLKKAAGIESGSGEPNRNKVATVKRDKVREIAETKMPDLNAADVESAMRMVEGTARSMGISIED from the coding sequence GTGGCTAAAAAAGTAATTAAAGTGGTTAAATTACAAATCCCTGCAGCAAAAGCTAACCCAGCTCCACCGGTAGGACCAGCACTAGGTCAAGCAGGTGTTAATATCATGGGATTCTGTAAGGAGTTTAATGCTCGTACAGCTGAACAAGCTGGCTTAATCATTCCAGTTGAAATTACGGTATTTGAAGACCGTTCATTTACGTTTATTACGAAAACTCCACCTGCTGCAGTTTTACTTAAAAAAGCAGCTGGAATCGAGTCAGGTTCAGGTGAACCTAACCGTAATAAAGTAGCAACAGTTAAGCGTGATAAAGTACGCGAGATTGCTGAAACAAAAATGCCTGATCTAAACGCAGCAGATGTTGAATCGGCTATGCGTATGGTTGAAGGTACTGCACGCAGCATGGGCATTTCTATCGAAGATTAA
- the rplA gene encoding 50S ribosomal protein L1 gives MAKKGKKYVEAAKLIERTKHYPINEAVELVKKTSFTKFDASVEVAFRLGVDPKKADQQIRGAVVLPNGTGKTQRVLVFAKGEKAKEAEAAGADYVGDAEFINKINQGWFEFDVIVATPDMMGEVGKLGRVLGPKGLMPNPKTGTVTFDVAKAVNEIKAGKVEYRVDKAGNVHVPIGKVSFEDEKLIENFQTIFDTMVKVKPAAAKGTYMKNVAITSTMGPSVKVDGASL, from the coding sequence ATGGCTAAAAAAGGTAAGAAGTATGTTGAAGCTGCAAAGCTGATTGAACGTACGAAACATTACCCGATTAACGAAGCAGTTGAACTTGTTAAGAAAACAAGTTTTACAAAATTCGATGCATCTGTAGAAGTTGCATTCCGTTTAGGAGTAGACCCTAAGAAAGCAGACCAACAAATCCGTGGTGCTGTGGTTCTTCCTAATGGAACTGGTAAAACACAAAGAGTATTAGTATTTGCTAAAGGTGAAAAGGCGAAAGAAGCAGAAGCTGCTGGAGCTGATTATGTAGGCGATGCAGAATTCATCAACAAAATCAACCAAGGTTGGTTTGAATTTGATGTAATCGTAGCTACACCTGACATGATGGGTGAAGTTGGTAAACTTGGTCGTGTATTAGGACCTAAAGGTTTAATGCCAAACCCTAAAACAGGCACTGTTACTTTTGATGTAGCGAAGGCTGTTAACGAGATCAAAGCTGGTAAAGTTGAGTATCGCGTTGATAAAGCTGGAAACGTCCATGTTCCAATCGGAAAAGTATCTTTCGAAGATGAAAAACTAATCGAAAACTTCCAAACTATTTTCGATACAATGGTAAAAGTAAAACCAGCTGCTGCAAAAGGTACTTATATGAAGAACGTAGCGATTACTTCTACTATGGGTCCTAGCGTAAAAGTAGACGGAGCTTCTCTATAA
- the rplJ gene encoding 50S ribosomal protein L10, with the protein MGSAIIEQKKQIVTEIADKLKNSKSTVVVDYRGLNVAEVTELRKQLRDAGIDFKVYKNTMTRRAADAAELSGLNEALTGPNAIAFSNEDVVAPAKIINDFAKKHEALEIKAGVIEGNVASVEEVKALAELPSREGLLSMLLSVLQAPIRNLALATKAVAEQKEEQGA; encoded by the coding sequence ATGGGCAGTGCAATCATTGAACAAAAGAAACAGATCGTAACAGAAATTGCTGATAAACTAAAAAATAGTAAATCAACAGTTGTAGTTGACTACCGTGGTTTAAATGTTGCGGAAGTAACAGAACTACGTAAACAACTTCGTGATGCAGGCATCGATTTCAAAGTATACAAAAATACAATGACTCGTCGTGCTGCAGACGCTGCTGAATTATCTGGACTTAACGAAGCGTTAACAGGTCCAAACGCAATTGCATTCAGTAACGAAGATGTTGTTGCTCCAGCTAAAATTATTAATGACTTCGCGAAAAAGCACGAAGCATTAGAAATCAAAGCGGGTGTAATCGAAGGAAACGTCGCATCAGTGGAAGAAGTTAAAGCTCTAGCTGAACTACCATCACGCGAAGGTTTACTTTCTATGTTACTCAGCGTGCTACAAGCACCTATCCGCAATCTTGCTCTTGCAACAAAAGCTGTTGCAGAACAAAAAGAAGAACAAGGCGCGTAA
- the rplL gene encoding 50S ribosomal protein L7/L12, protein MTKEQIIEAVKNMTVLELNDLVKAIEEEFGVTAAAPVAVVGGGAGAAAEEQTEFDVVLTSAGDQKIKVIKVVREITGLGLKEAKELVDNTPKAIKEGVSKDEAEEVKAKLEEVGAGVEVK, encoded by the coding sequence ATGACTAAAGAACAAATCATTGAAGCTGTCAAAAATATGACTGTTTTAGAATTAAACGACTTAGTAAAAGCAATTGAAGAAGAATTTGGTGTAACTGCTGCAGCTCCTGTAGCTGTTGTTGGTGGCGGCGCTGGTGCTGCTGCTGAAGAACAAACTGAGTTCGACGTTGTTCTTACATCTGCAGGCGACCAAAAAATCAAAGTTATCAAAGTGGTACGTGAAATCACTGGTCTTGGTCTTAAAGAAGCAAAAGAACTTGTTGACAACACTCCAAAGGCAATCAAAGAAGGCGTTTCTAAAGATGAAGCTGAAGAAGTTAAAGCTAAACTTGAAGAAGTTGGAGCTGGCGTTGAAGTTAAGTAA
- a CDS encoding class I SAM-dependent methyltransferase, with translation MSEHYYSQTQNVESEPKFWNTELRNIKLRFKTDNGVFSKGEIDFGSRLLVETFVMPDLSGDILDVGCGYGPIGLAIAKSWADRKIYMVDVNRRALQLAKDNSELNGIKNTSIKESDCLSAVKDESFAVILTNPPIRAGKEVVHTIYEQSYECLLPGGELWVVIQKKQGAPSTIEKLSNIYSDVEVVSKKKGYFIIKAIK, from the coding sequence ATGTCTGAGCATTATTATTCCCAAACACAAAATGTTGAAAGTGAACCGAAGTTTTGGAATACCGAACTTAGAAACATAAAGTTACGTTTCAAAACGGATAACGGCGTGTTTTCTAAAGGAGAAATCGATTTTGGATCAAGATTACTAGTTGAAACCTTTGTGATGCCAGATTTGTCTGGTGACATTCTTGATGTTGGTTGTGGTTATGGTCCAATCGGATTAGCCATAGCAAAGTCCTGGGCCGACCGAAAGATATATATGGTTGATGTGAACAGAAGGGCCCTTCAACTTGCCAAGGATAACAGTGAATTAAATGGGATCAAAAATACTTCCATAAAGGAAAGTGATTGTCTGAGTGCTGTTAAGGATGAGAGTTTTGCTGTTATCTTAACGAACCCGCCAATTCGCGCTGGTAAAGAGGTTGTACACACGATCTATGAGCAAAGTTATGAATGTCTATTACCAGGTGGAGAATTATGGGTAGTCATTCAAAAAAAACAAGGGGCTCCTTCGACGATCGAAAAGCTCTCAAACATATATTCAGATGTAGAAGTGGTTTCCAAAAAGAAAGGTTACTTTATTATAAAAGCAATAAAATAG
- the rpoB gene encoding DNA-directed RNA polymerase subunit beta, producing the protein MTGQLVQYGRHRQRRSYARISEVLELPNLIEIQTSSYQWFLDEGLREMFADISPIEDFTGNLSLEFIDYSLGEPKYSVAESKERDVTYSAPLRVKVRLVNKETGEVKDQDVFMGDFPLMTETGTFVINGAERVIVSQLVRSPSVYFSAKLDKNGKKGFTATVIPNRGAWLEYETDAKDVVYVRIDRTRKLPVTVLLRALGLGSDQEILDLIGDNEYLRNTLEKDSTESSEKALLEIYERLRPGEPPTVENAKSLLVSRFFDPKRYDLANVGRYKINKKLHIKNRLFGQRLAETLVDPETGEIIVEKGATLDRRTLDRIIPALEKNVGFKNQSLYGGVLDEEVLLQSIKIYAPSEDDKVINVISNAYVEEAVKHISPADIIASISYFFNLLYDVGHTDDIDHLGNRRLRSVGELLQNQFRIGLSRMERVVRERMSIQDTNTITPQQLINIRPVIASIKEFFGSSQLSQFMDQTNPLAELTHKRRLSALGPGGLTRERAGMEVRDVHYSHYGRMCPIETPEGPNIGLINSLSSYAKVNKFGFIETPYRKVDPDTGRVTSHIDYLTADEEDNYVVAQANARLDENGEFLDEEVLSRFRGENTAVKRERVDYMDVSPKQVVSAATACIPFLENDDSNRALMGANMQRQAVPLMQPESPIVGTGMEYVSGKDSGAAVICKYDGTVEHVEAREVWVRRTQEVDGQTVKGDLDKYKLQKFKRSNNGMCFNQKPIVSVGNHVTKGEILADGPSMELGELALGRNVLIAFMTWDGYNYEDAIIMSERLVKDDVYTSIHIEEYESESRDTKLGPEEITRDIPNVGEDALRNLDERGIIRTGAEVKDGDLLVGKVTPKGVTELTAEERLLHAIFGEKAREVRDTSLRVPHGGGGIVLDVKVFNREDGDELPPGVNQLVRVYIVQKRKISAGDKMAGRHGNKGVISRILPEEDMPFLPDGTPVDIMLNPLGVPSRMNIGQVLELHLGMAARYLGIHVASPVFDGATEEDVWDTIEEAGMAQDAKTVLYDGRTGEPFDNRVSVGIMYMIKLAHMVDDKLHARSTGPYSLVTQQPLGGKAQFGGQRFGEMEVWALEAYGAAYTLQEILTVKSDDVVGRVKTYEAIVKGENVPEPGVPESFKVLIKELQSLGLDVKILSGDEKEIEMRDTEDDDEMHQAESFTLTPEPVEAESEKVGSNE; encoded by the coding sequence TTGACAGGTCAACTAGTTCAGTATGGACGGCACCGCCAACGAAGAAGTTACGCACGGATCAGTGAAGTATTAGAATTACCAAATCTTATTGAAATTCAAACCTCATCCTATCAATGGTTCCTTGATGAAGGTTTGCGTGAAATGTTTGCAGATATTTCACCAATTGAAGATTTTACGGGTAATCTATCACTTGAATTTATTGATTACAGTCTTGGCGAACCAAAATATTCTGTTGCAGAATCAAAAGAGCGGGATGTTACATATTCAGCACCGCTGCGTGTGAAAGTACGTCTTGTTAATAAAGAGACAGGCGAAGTGAAAGATCAGGATGTCTTTATGGGGGATTTCCCATTAATGACAGAGACAGGTACATTTGTTATTAATGGAGCGGAACGTGTTATTGTTTCACAACTCGTGCGTTCACCAAGCGTTTACTTCAGTGCCAAACTCGACAAGAACGGTAAAAAGGGCTTTACGGCTACGGTCATACCTAACCGTGGTGCTTGGCTTGAGTATGAGACAGACGCTAAAGATGTTGTGTATGTTAGGATTGATCGTACTCGGAAACTGCCCGTTACGGTCCTTTTGCGTGCTTTAGGTCTAGGATCTGATCAGGAAATTCTTGATCTGATCGGTGATAATGAGTATTTAAGAAACACGTTAGAAAAGGATAGTACGGAAAGCTCTGAAAAGGCGCTGCTAGAAATTTACGAGCGTCTACGTCCTGGAGAACCTCCTACCGTTGAAAACGCAAAAAGTTTATTAGTTTCTAGATTTTTTGATCCAAAACGCTATGATTTAGCAAATGTTGGGCGTTACAAAATTAACAAAAAATTGCACATCAAAAATAGATTATTTGGGCAGCGCTTAGCTGAGACATTAGTTGATCCTGAAACAGGAGAAATTATTGTTGAAAAGGGAGCAACCCTTGATCGACGTACACTTGACCGTATTATTCCTGCTTTAGAAAAAAACGTAGGCTTTAAAAATCAAAGTCTATATGGCGGTGTACTTGACGAAGAAGTTCTACTTCAATCCATTAAAATCTATGCGCCAAGCGAAGATGATAAAGTAATTAATGTAATCAGCAACGCTTATGTTGAAGAGGCAGTTAAGCATATTTCTCCTGCTGATATTATTGCATCAATCAGTTATTTCTTTAACTTATTATATGATGTAGGTCATACAGATGATATCGATCATCTAGGGAATCGTCGCTTACGCTCTGTTGGTGAATTATTACAAAACCAATTTCGTATTGGATTGTCAAGGATGGAACGTGTTGTAAGAGAAAGAATGTCAATTCAAGATACAAATACGATTACACCACAACAATTAATCAATATCCGTCCGGTTATTGCATCAATTAAAGAGTTCTTTGGAAGTTCCCAATTGTCACAGTTCATGGATCAAACGAATCCGTTGGCAGAATTAACACATAAACGTCGTTTATCTGCTCTTGGACCGGGTGGTTTAACTCGTGAACGTGCTGGGATGGAAGTTCGTGACGTTCACTATTCCCACTATGGACGTATGTGTCCGATTGAAACACCGGAAGGTCCGAACATTGGATTAATTAACTCATTGTCTTCTTATGCAAAGGTAAATAAATTCGGTTTCATTGAAACGCCATATCGAAAAGTTGATCCGGATACGGGCAGAGTTACTTCTCATATCGACTATTTAACAGCTGATGAAGAGGATAACTATGTAGTGGCGCAGGCCAATGCTCGTCTTGATGAAAATGGTGAATTCCTTGATGAAGAAGTTCTTTCACGTTTTCGCGGTGAAAACACAGCCGTAAAACGAGAAAGAGTTGACTACATGGATGTATCGCCGAAACAAGTTGTATCAGCGGCAACTGCATGTATTCCGTTCTTAGAGAATGATGACTCCAACCGTGCTCTAATGGGAGCGAACATGCAACGTCAAGCAGTTCCACTAATGCAACCTGAATCACCAATAGTTGGTACAGGTATGGAATATGTATCTGGTAAAGACTCCGGTGCGGCAGTTATTTGTAAATACGATGGAACTGTTGAACATGTTGAGGCACGTGAAGTATGGGTGCGTCGGACTCAGGAAGTTGACGGTCAAACTGTGAAAGGTGACCTTGATAAGTATAAATTACAGAAGTTTAAACGTTCTAATAACGGTATGTGCTTTAATCAGAAACCGATTGTTTCTGTAGGCAACCATGTAACAAAAGGAGAGATCCTTGCTGATGGTCCTTCCATGGAGCTAGGTGAATTAGCGTTAGGGCGTAACGTATTGATTGCTTTCATGACATGGGACGGATATAACTATGAGGATGCCATCATTATGAGCGAACGTCTTGTAAAAGATGATGTGTATACTTCGATCCATATCGAAGAATATGAATCAGAGTCTCGTGATACAAAACTGGGACCTGAAGAAATTACTCGTGATATTCCTAACGTTGGGGAAGATGCTCTTCGCAACCTTGATGAGAGAGGAATCATTCGTACAGGTGCGGAAGTAAAAGACGGAGATCTTCTTGTTGGAAAGGTAACTCCAAAAGGGGTAACAGAATTAACAGCAGAAGAACGTTTGCTTCATGCCATTTTCGGTGAAAAGGCCCGTGAAGTTCGTGATACGTCATTACGTGTCCCACATGGTGGCGGTGGAATTGTTCTCGATGTTAAAGTTTTTAATCGTGAAGATGGCGACGAACTACCACCAGGGGTAAACCAACTTGTTCGCGTTTATATTGTTCAAAAACGTAAAATTTCTGCTGGGGATAAAATGGCTGGACGACATGGTAACAAAGGGGTTATCTCTCGTATTTTACCAGAGGAAGATATGCCATTTTTACCAGATGGTACACCAGTTGATATTATGTTAAACCCATTAGGGGTACCTTCTCGTATGAATATCGGGCAGGTCCTTGAACTACATCTTGGTATGGCGGCAAGATATTTAGGAATTCATGTGGCATCGCCAGTATTTGACGGGGCTACAGAAGAAGATGTATGGGATACAATTGAAGAGGCAGGAATGGCACAGGATGCTAAGACTGTATTGTATGATGGTAGAACAGGTGAGCCGTTTGATAACAGAGTTTCTGTCGGAATCATGTATATGATTAAACTGGCACACATGGTTGACGATAAACTTCATGCGCGTTCAACTGGACCGTACTCACTTGTTACGCAGCAACCACTGGGCGGGAAAGCTCAATTTGGTGGGCAGCGTTTCGGAGAGATGGAGGTTTGGGCATTAGAAGCTTATGGTGCAGCCTATACTTTACAAGAAATCTTAACTGTTAAATCAGATGATGTAGTAGGACGTGTGAAAACGTACGAAGCAATTGTAAAAGGGGAAAATGTTCCAGAACCAGGTGTCCCAGAATCATTCAAGGTATTAATTAAAGAATTACAAAGCTTAGGGTTAGATGTGAAAATTCTTTCGGGCGACGAGAAAGAAATTGAAATGCGTGATACAGAAGATGATGATGAGATGCATCAGGCTGAATCCTTTACATTAACACCTGAACCTGTTGAGGCTGAATCAGAAAAAGTAGGCTCAAACGAATAA